A single Numenius arquata chromosome 1, bNumArq3.hap1.1, whole genome shotgun sequence DNA region contains:
- the CCDC90B gene encoding coiled-coil domain-containing protein 90B, mitochondrial gives MRGVGPIAALLAWGGGSRSGSLWALVPPFPRRGFAATLIRKSYDVRRVEITPLEQRKVTFDTHALVQDLEAHGFGKEQAETIVSALITLSNVSLDTVYKDMVTQTQQEITLQQIMAHLDSIRKDMVILEKSEFANLRAENEKMKIELDQVKQQLMNETGKIRADSKLDINLERSRVTDMFTDQERKLMEATTEFHKIDSSTNSVISEISNKIDTEIASLKTLMESNKLDTIRYLAASVFTCLAIALGFYRFWK, from the exons ATGAGGGGAGTGGGGCCTATCGCCGCGCTCCTGGCCTGGGGCGGCGGTTCCCGGTCGGGCTCGCTCTGGGCTCTGGTGCCTCCGTTCCCGCGGAGAG GTTTTGCTGCCACGCTCATTAGGAAGTCATACGATGTCAGAAGAGTTGAAATCACTCCCCTGGAACAGAGGAAGGTAACTTTTGATACCCATGCTTTAGTGCAGGATCTGGAAGCCCATG GCTTTGGGAAGGAACAAGCGGAGACCATCGTATCGGCATTAATAACCCTGTCGAATGTCAGCTTAGACACAGTCTATAAGGATATGGTTACACAGACTCAGCAG GAAATAACTTTACAGCAGATAATGGCACATTTGGACTCCATTCGAAAAGATATGGTCATCCTGGAGAAAAGTGAATTTGCAAACTTGAGAGCAGAGAATGAG aaaatgaaaattgaattAGATCAAGTTAAACAGCAGCTAATG AATGAAACCGGTAAAATCCGAGCTGACAGCAAACTAGACATAAACCTGGAAAGGAGCAGAGTGACGGATATG TTTACAGATCAGGAGAGGAAACTGATGGAAGCAACTACAGAGTTTCATAAAATA gatTCAAGTACCAACAGCGTTATCTCAGAAATCAGTAATAAAATTGACACGGAAATAGCTTCCTTAAAAACACTCATGGAATCAAATAAACTCGATACAATACGTTATTTGGCAG CTTCGGTATTCACTTGCTTAGCAATAGCCCTGGGATTTTACAGGTTCTGGAAGTAG